CGCGGTGGCCAACCAGAGGCCGGTCAGCACGCTGAAAAACTGCACCGGGTGGCGCCGCCAATGGCTCAACAGCGCCCGCAGCGCCCAATAGAACACCGCCATCTCAGCGCGGCTCCATCGGCACGACACGGCCGTGGTGCAGCACCACTTGCTGATCCAGGCGCGCGGCGAGACGTGGGCTGTGAGTGACCATCAACAGGCTGGTGGGGCTGTCGCGCAGCAGGTCGAGCAGCAGCTGCAGCACCTCGTCGCTGGTGGTTTCGTCGAGGTTGCCGGTGGGCTCGTCGGCCAACAGCAAGCCTGGACGGGACGCCAGTGCGCGCCCCACCGCCACCCGCTGCTGCTGGCCGCCGGACAACTGCTCCGGGTAACGCTTGAGCAAGTCGCCCAGCCCCAGGCGCTCCACCAACTGCGCCTGCCACTGCGCATCGAAACGCCCGGCCAGGCGCGCCTGGAACGCCAGGTTGTCCTCGACCCGCAAGCTGCCGATCAGGTTGAACTGCTGGAACACCAGGCCGATTTCAGTGCGTCGCCAGTGGGCCAGTTGCCCTTCGTTGAGGCGATCGAGGCGCTGGCCGCCGATCAGAATGCTGCCGCCGTCCACGCGGTCCAGCCCGGCCACCAGGTGCAGCAACGTGCTTTTGCCGCTGCCCGACTCCCCCATCAGCGCCAGGCTGCTGCGCGCCCCCAGGTGCAGGTCGACGCCTGCCAGAACGGCCAGCGGACCTTGGGGGGTCGCGTAGTGT
This region of Pseudomonas sp. MUP55 genomic DNA includes:
- a CDS encoding ABC transporter ATP-binding protein; this translates as MLQVEGVVKHYATPQGPLAVLAGVDLHLGARSSLALMGESGSGKSTLLHLVAGLDRVDGGSILIGGQRLDRLNEGQLAHWRRTEIGLVFQQFNLIGSLRVEDNLAFQARLAGRFDAQWQAQLVERLGLGDLLKRYPEQLSGGQQQRVAVGRALASRPGLLLADEPTGNLDETTSDEVLQLLLDLLRDSPTSLLMVTHSPRLAARLDQQVVLHHGRVVPMEPR